The nucleotide window GAGATCGCGCGCGAGCGCGGTATTGAGGTCAGCTCGCTCGGCTACCGGTCGCGGGCGAAAGTAAGGGAGTCACAACTTGGCTAGAACTCATGTGTGGTGGAATACGAAAGGGCCTCGCACTACGCCCAAGTCGATTCTCACCACTGGCAAAGTGCGCATCCGGCAGGTGCGAAGCGGCATCGGTCACTCGTGGCGCATGCGACAGACCCTCGAAGCGATGGGTCTGAGACACCATCAGGCGGAAATCACGGTGCAGGATTCGGCATCACTCCGCGGACAGATCAAACGCGTCCGTCACTTGATAGAAGTGACGACGGTCGAGGAATAGAGCTGTGGCAAAAAAGAACGCAGTGATGGAATCCGATGCTCCTGAGAGCGTGGAACGGCTGGGCCTG belongs to Gemmatimonadaceae bacterium and includes:
- the rpmD gene encoding 50S ribosomal protein L30; protein product: MARTHVWWNTKGPRTTPKSILTTGKVRIRQVRSGIGHSWRMRQTLEAMGLRHHQAEITVQDSASLRGQIKRVRHLIEVTTVEE